A DNA window from Streptomyces canus contains the following coding sequences:
- a CDS encoding glycosyltransferase family 2 protein, translating into MTVVQPDVTVVIGAYEAMPYLVDCLASVEAQTIGHARIEVIAVDDGSADGTGEYLEEFAERTSLDVTVIRQDNSGGPSGPRNVGLGKATGRYVFFLDADDRLGPEALERMVAMADRNGTDVVLGRVEGVNRKPPTSMWGRTLERTDVFSSNIKFTLSAQKLFRRAFLERHSMRFDESLWTGEDALFTMEAYLRADGVSVIADHTCYYLVGREDGKHVTRTGSHTLRFDSARALMNLIAEMVPAGARRDVLMVRPFLVTLLPQFGPKFLKDSEAVRREKLELAKPLVDAYWTGEVAHRLRVHERLRLELVAMGRPDLLVEVLEFLKAKKTPETVLEKGGRRVYFAYPFFRDPSTGLPDALYLAEPREAREVPGYREIGVDQLLRRAVRKARRVLTPAG; encoded by the coding sequence GTGACCGTTGTGCAGCCTGATGTGACCGTGGTCATCGGGGCGTACGAAGCGATGCCGTATCTGGTCGACTGTCTGGCCTCCGTCGAGGCACAGACCATCGGCCACGCGCGCATCGAGGTCATCGCGGTCGACGACGGCTCGGCCGACGGCACCGGGGAGTACCTGGAGGAGTTCGCCGAGCGGACCTCCCTCGACGTCACGGTGATCCGGCAGGACAACTCCGGCGGCCCCAGCGGCCCGCGCAACGTCGGTCTGGGCAAGGCGACCGGGCGTTACGTCTTCTTCCTCGACGCCGACGACCGGCTCGGCCCCGAAGCCCTGGAGCGGATGGTCGCGATGGCCGACCGCAACGGCACGGACGTCGTCCTCGGCAGGGTCGAAGGTGTCAACCGCAAGCCGCCGACGTCGATGTGGGGGCGGACCCTGGAGCGCACCGACGTCTTCTCCTCCAACATCAAGTTCACGCTGAGCGCGCAGAAGCTGTTCCGCCGCGCGTTCCTCGAGCGGCACAGCATGCGTTTCGACGAGTCCCTGTGGACCGGCGAGGACGCGCTGTTCACCATGGAGGCCTATCTGCGGGCCGACGGCGTCTCCGTGATCGCGGACCACACCTGCTACTACCTGGTGGGCCGCGAGGACGGCAAGCACGTCACCAGGACCGGCAGCCACACCCTGCGCTTCGACTCCGCGCGCGCTCTGATGAACCTGATCGCCGAGATGGTCCCGGCGGGCGCGAGACGCGACGTGCTGATGGTCCGTCCCTTCCTCGTCACCCTGCTCCCGCAGTTCGGCCCGAAGTTCCTGAAGGACAGCGAGGCGGTACGCCGGGAGAAGCTGGAGTTGGCGAAGCCGCTGGTCGACGCGTACTGGACCGGTGAGGTGGCCCACCGCCTCCGGGTGCATGAACGTCTGCGGCTCGAGCTGGTGGCGATGGGCCGCCCGGATCTCCTGGTGGAGGTCCTGGAGTTCCTGAAGGCGAAGAAGACCCCCGAGACCGTGTTGGAGAAGGGTGGCCGCCGTGTGTATTTCGCCTACCCGTTCTTCCGTGACCCGTCGACGGGCCTGCCCGACGCGCTCTATCTGGCCGAGCCGCGCGAGGCCCGTGAGGTGCCGGGCTACAGAGAGATAGGGGTCGACCAGTTGCTGCGCCGGGCCGTACGCAAAGCGCGAAGGGTCCTCACCCCGGCAGGGTGA
- a CDS encoding LCP family protein: MNDRYDAGYGDDQENQYALVGYDDYGRPVYQQVPPQQAPQQQYDPYAQQGYGYDPYATGNRQAAPYDTGTQNPVPPYDPYGAGDTGQQAPVPPYDPYANGAQQGGGSAAYDPYGQAAASGQQPRVAEQTAYIPQQGGSSRGTQAGRGHAQGTQAGRGHAAGPQTGQGYRPAVEEDLADAGRPGAARPGADPAEGEERQYHTAQFAFVEEPDGDSEDVIDWLNFTENRTERREEAKRRARSRLVALVVVLALVAVGGVGYLWYAGKLPALSDPESKKGTTIAASAQNRDVIVVHLHNTAKGGTSTALLVDNTTTKQATTVLIPNSLALTADDGTTTTLAKSVDDDGSSGTVDSLDTVLGTDIEGTWRLDTPYLQNLVDLVGNIDVDTNTAVPDPDAKKKGQAPLVNKGKGQTLSGKMAVAYATYRASGEAQNAQLERFGQVLQGVLRKLSSDPTAATTTVQTLAQILDPSLTDKDLGTFLAKLADLAKGGDYKTALLPVQQDGTLSAAASAGVVKDVLGGKAKSPDKDAAVSVSVQNATGTKDNTEKARVVLLNGGFTFVDGGTPSSAQATSKVVYADAADKANATEVAKTLGLPAGAVTKGTLSSSANVSVVLGQDYKPSSSS, from the coding sequence GTGAACGACCGATACGACGCGGGCTACGGCGACGATCAGGAGAACCAGTACGCACTCGTCGGCTATGACGATTACGGCCGACCGGTGTACCAGCAGGTCCCGCCGCAACAGGCCCCGCAGCAGCAGTACGACCCCTACGCGCAGCAGGGCTACGGCTACGACCCGTACGCCACGGGCAACCGACAGGCCGCGCCGTACGACACGGGCACCCAGAACCCCGTCCCGCCGTACGACCCCTACGGCGCCGGCGACACCGGTCAGCAGGCGCCCGTGCCGCCCTACGACCCCTACGCCAACGGGGCCCAGCAGGGCGGCGGTTCGGCGGCGTACGACCCGTACGGCCAGGCCGCCGCGAGCGGTCAGCAGCCCCGGGTCGCCGAGCAGACCGCCTACATCCCGCAGCAGGGCGGGTCGTCCAGGGGCACGCAGGCCGGCCGGGGCCATGCGCAGGGCACGCAGGCCGGCCGGGGGCACGCTGCGGGCCCTCAGACCGGCCAGGGCTACCGCCCGGCGGTCGAGGAGGACCTTGCCGACGCGGGTCGTCCCGGTGCCGCCCGTCCCGGCGCGGACCCCGCCGAGGGGGAGGAACGGCAGTACCACACCGCACAGTTCGCGTTCGTCGAGGAGCCCGACGGTGACTCCGAGGACGTCATCGACTGGCTCAACTTCACCGAGAACCGCACCGAACGCCGTGAGGAGGCCAAGCGCCGCGCCCGCAGCCGGCTCGTCGCCCTGGTCGTCGTCCTCGCCCTGGTCGCGGTGGGCGGCGTCGGCTACCTCTGGTACGCCGGAAAGCTGCCCGCTCTCTCGGACCCGGAGAGCAAGAAGGGCACCACGATCGCGGCGAGTGCCCAGAACCGCGACGTGATCGTCGTCCATCTGCACAACACAGCGAAGGGCGGCACCTCCACGGCGCTGCTCGTCGACAACACCACCACCAAGCAGGCCACCACCGTCCTGATCCCCAACTCCCTCGCCCTGACGGCCGACGACGGCACCACGACGACCCTCGCCAAGTCGGTCGACGACGACGGCTCCTCCGGGACCGTCGACTCCCTCGACACCGTCCTCGGCACCGACATCGAGGGCACCTGGCGTCTGGACACCCCCTATCTTCAGAACCTGGTCGACCTCGTCGGCAACATCGACGTCGACACCAACACCGCCGTGCCCGACCCGGACGCCAAGAAGAAGGGCCAGGCGCCCCTGGTGAACAAGGGGAAGGGCCAGACCCTCAGCGGCAAGATGGCCGTCGCCTACGCCACCTACCGCGCCTCCGGCGAGGCCCAGAACGCCCAGCTGGAGCGCTTCGGCCAGGTCCTGCAGGGCGTGCTGCGCAAGCTGTCCTCCGACCCGACGGCCGCGACCACCACCGTGCAGACACTGGCCCAGATCCTGGACCCGTCCCTGACCGACAAGGATCTCGGCACCTTCCTCGCCAAGCTCGCCGACCTCGCCAAGGGCGGCGACTACAAGACCGCGCTGCTGCCGGTCCAGCAGGACGGCACGCTGAGCGCGGCGGCCAGTGCCGGCGTGGTCAAGGACGTCCTCGGCGGCAAGGCGAAGAGCCCCGACAAGGACGCGGCCGTCAGCGTCTCCGTCCAGAACGCCACCGGCACCAAGGACAACACCGAGAAGGCCCGCGTCGTCCTCCTCAACGGCGGTTTCACCTTCGTCGACGGCGGCACGCCCTCCTCGGCGCAGGCCACATCCAAGGTCGTCTACGCCGACGCCGCCGACAAGGCGAATGCCACCGAGGTCGCCAAGACCCTGGGCCTGCCCGCCGGCGCGGTCACCAAGGGCACCCTGTCGTCGAGCGCGAACGTCTCCGTGGTCCTCGGCCAGGACTACAAGCCGTCCTCCTCGTCCTAG
- a CDS encoding SCO2583 family membrane protein, whose product MGGPGDPPEGTPEGGPVGGEDEYRSVVFDESFVRAARLQEYSAQERMTDHAPAVRRRPPLRRGLSRQALILFLLIALAFGTAIYMGVRHPYQTSAVRQPVEPLRMTVIPLAPEGKVPGHTDAEYLYGHSPAAQYRVGAEGIPLPASRRTAHFSDSQVVSALTTAKDYIVRSSLDPDVLVGNQVRAVRVLLDTDQLDQFDQSFAHPAADGRHAPTGWLVRFDPAETRLADHRIRVQGSLQAAETDSSTLEVTADHTFVYALRSAAADPRAEVSLFTVRRELHFRFDRDDLRMHTTQLVVSYVQAGPLSCAEDSTNRLHPLLAGETAKAGGPAGTDPYATGSATALCGSLATGAQPKV is encoded by the coding sequence ATGGGAGGGCCAGGAGACCCACCTGAGGGGACACCCGAGGGCGGCCCCGTGGGTGGTGAGGACGAGTACCGATCCGTCGTCTTCGACGAGTCGTTCGTTCGCGCTGCCCGCCTCCAGGAGTACTCCGCGCAGGAGCGCATGACCGACCACGCGCCCGCCGTGCGCCGCCGCCCGCCGCTGCGCCGGGGACTGTCCCGGCAGGCGCTGATCCTGTTCCTGCTGATCGCCCTCGCCTTCGGCACCGCGATCTACATGGGTGTACGGCACCCCTACCAGACCTCCGCGGTCCGCCAGCCCGTCGAGCCCCTGCGGATGACCGTCATACCGCTGGCCCCCGAGGGCAAGGTCCCGGGGCACACCGACGCCGAGTACCTGTACGGGCACAGCCCGGCCGCGCAGTACCGCGTCGGCGCCGAGGGCATCCCGCTGCCGGCCTCCCGCCGCACCGCGCACTTCTCCGACAGCCAGGTCGTGTCCGCGCTGACCACCGCCAAGGACTACATCGTGCGGTCCTCGCTCGACCCGGACGTCCTCGTCGGCAACCAGGTCCGTGCCGTGCGGGTGCTCCTCGACACGGACCAGCTCGACCAGTTCGACCAGAGTTTCGCCCACCCGGCAGCGGACGGGCGGCACGCGCCGACCGGGTGGCTGGTCCGCTTCGACCCCGCGGAGACGCGGCTGGCCGACCACAGGATCCGGGTGCAGGGGAGCTTGCAGGCCGCCGAGACCGACTCGTCGACGCTGGAGGTCACGGCGGACCACACGTTCGTGTACGCGCTGCGTTCCGCGGCCGCGGACCCCAGGGCCGAGGTGTCGCTGTTCACCGTCCGGCGTGAGCTGCACTTCCGGTTCGACCGGGACGATCTGCGGATGCACACGACGCAGCTGGTCGTGTCCTATGTCCAGGCCGGGCCGCTGTCGTGTGCGGAGGACTCCACGAATCGGCTGCATCCCTTGCTGGCCGGGGAGACGGCGAAGGCAGGCGGGCCCGCGGGGACGGATCCGTATGCGACGGGGAGTGCCACGGCGCTGTGCGGGTCGCTGGCGACCGGTGCGCAGCCGAAGGTGTGA
- a CDS encoding SCO2584 family spore wall biosynthesis protein gives MPEDVGGTPFPDGWEPDDDHDRGVSDEEFASVVFDEAFVRAAVVHEPTAVERLLAAAQARAEASEADARRARPRGERYEDGYGPGAFGHDPELDDLDDTDVLEGRYGAPGTYGKQFRWHRPVAWMLALVMGIGMVALAFTAVYRGSSSGSRDRVPPPASTGLEHGSTVTPSASADSSQPALSAVPRTP, from the coding sequence GTGCCGGAGGACGTGGGGGGCACGCCGTTCCCTGACGGCTGGGAGCCCGACGACGACCACGACCGCGGGGTGTCGGACGAAGAGTTCGCCTCCGTGGTCTTCGACGAGGCCTTCGTACGGGCGGCCGTGGTGCACGAGCCGACCGCCGTCGAGCGCCTCCTGGCCGCGGCCCAGGCGAGAGCGGAGGCCTCCGAGGCCGACGCCCGCCGCGCACGCCCCAGAGGCGAGCGGTACGAGGACGGCTATGGACCCGGCGCTTTCGGCCATGATCCAGAGCTCGACGACCTGGACGACACGGACGTCCTCGAAGGCCGCTACGGCGCCCCGGGGACGTACGGCAAACAGTTCCGCTGGCACCGCCCCGTCGCCTGGATGCTGGCCCTCGTCATGGGCATCGGCATGGTGGCGCTGGCCTTCACGGCGGTCTACAGGGGCTCCTCCTCCGGGAGCCGGGACCGGGTTCCGCCGCCGGCCTCGACCGGTCTGGAACACGGGAGCACGGTGACGCCCTCGGCGTCCGCCGACTCCTCCCAGCCAGCCCTCTCCGCGGTCCCGCGAACGCCCTGA
- the proB gene encoding glutamate 5-kinase, translating to MGEARRIVVKVGSSSLTTAAGGLDADRVDALVDVLAKSRSGGEREIVLVSSGAIAAGLAPLGLRRRPRDLARQQAAASVGQGLLVARYTASFARYGVRVGQVLLTSDDMSRRAHHRNASRTLDKLLAMGAFPIVNENDTVATDEIRFGDNDRLAALVAHLVHADLLVLLSDIDGVYDGDPSRPGTSRIAQVRQPEDLAGVEIGSAGKAGVGTGGMGTKVEAARIAAAAGIPVVLTSTIHAAEALSGGDTGTYFHPAGKRSADRLLWLQHASTPQGSLTLDDGAVKAVVDRRKSLLPAGIASVEGEFVAGDPVELRDGTGHAVARGLVNFDAKEIPQLIGRSTRELARDLGPAYEREVVHRDDLVILHP from the coding sequence GTGGGCGAGGCCCGCAGGATCGTCGTCAAGGTGGGTTCCTCGTCGCTGACCACCGCCGCCGGCGGCCTCGACGCCGACCGGGTCGACGCGCTCGTCGACGTCCTCGCCAAGAGCCGCAGCGGCGGAGAGCGCGAGATCGTCCTCGTCTCCTCAGGAGCCATCGCCGCCGGACTCGCCCCGCTCGGGCTGCGCCGCCGCCCCCGGGACCTCGCCCGCCAGCAGGCCGCCGCCAGCGTCGGCCAGGGCCTGCTCGTCGCCCGCTACACCGCCTCCTTCGCGCGGTACGGCGTCCGCGTCGGCCAGGTGCTGCTCACCAGCGACGACATGAGCCGCCGCGCCCACCACCGCAACGCCTCCCGCACCCTCGACAAGCTCCTCGCGATGGGCGCCTTCCCGATCGTCAACGAGAACGACACCGTCGCCACCGACGAGATCCGCTTCGGCGACAACGACCGGCTCGCGGCCCTTGTGGCGCACCTGGTCCACGCCGACCTGCTGGTCCTGCTCTCCGACATCGACGGCGTCTACGACGGCGACCCCAGCAGGCCGGGGACCTCGCGGATAGCTCAGGTGCGGCAGCCCGAGGACCTGGCGGGCGTCGAGATCGGCAGCGCGGGGAAGGCGGGCGTCGGCACCGGCGGCATGGGCACCAAGGTCGAGGCCGCCCGGATCGCGGCCGCCGCCGGCATCCCCGTCGTGCTGACCAGCACGATCCACGCGGCCGAGGCGCTGTCCGGCGGTGACACCGGCACGTACTTCCACCCCGCCGGCAAGCGCTCCGCCGACCGGCTGCTGTGGCTCCAGCACGCGTCCACCCCGCAGGGCTCGCTGACCCTGGACGACGGCGCGGTGAAGGCGGTCGTCGACCGCCGCAAGTCGCTGCTGCCGGCCGGGATCGCTTCGGTCGAGGGCGAGTTCGTCGCGGGCGACCCCGTCGAGCTGCGGGACGGCACGGGCCACGCGGTGGCCCGCGGGCTCGTCAACTTCGACGCCAAGGAGATCCCGCAGCTGATCGGCCGCTCGACCCGGGAACTGGCACGGGATCTGGGACCGGCCTACGAGCGGGAGGTCGTCCACCGGGACGATCTGGTGATCCTGCACCCCTGA
- the nadD gene encoding nicotinate-nucleotide adenylyltransferase, which yields MGEQDMPTGPGNSPSNPGKRRLGVMGGTFDPIHHGHLVAASEAVAQFHLDEVVFVPTGQPWQKTHRRVSPAEDRYLMTVIATAENPQFSVSRIDIDRGGATYTTDTLRDLKSLNPDTDLFFITGADALGQILTWRDAEELFSLAHFIGVTRPGHTLADPGLPEGGVSLVEVPALAISSTDCRARVAKGDPVWYLVPDGVVRYIDKRELYRGE from the coding sequence ATGGGAGAGCAGGACATGCCTACCGGCCCGGGCAACAGCCCGTCGAACCCCGGCAAGCGCCGCCTCGGCGTCATGGGCGGAACGTTCGACCCGATCCACCACGGGCACCTCGTGGCGGCCAGTGAGGCCGTCGCGCAGTTCCATCTGGACGAGGTGGTGTTCGTACCGACCGGCCAGCCGTGGCAGAAGACCCACCGCCGGGTCTCCCCGGCCGAGGACCGCTACCTGATGACGGTCATCGCGACCGCCGAGAACCCGCAGTTCTCGGTCAGCCGCATCGACATCGACCGCGGTGGCGCGACCTACACCACGGACACGCTGCGCGACCTCAAGTCCCTCAACCCCGACACCGACCTCTTCTTCATCACGGGCGCCGACGCCCTCGGCCAGATCCTCACCTGGCGGGACGCGGAAGAGCTCTTCTCTCTCGCGCACTTCATCGGAGTCACCCGGCCCGGCCACACTCTGGCCGACCCCGGGCTGCCCGAGGGCGGCGTCTCCCTCGTCGAGGTCCCCGCCCTGGCCATCTCCTCCACCGACTGCCGGGCGAGAGTCGCCAAGGGCGACCCCGTCTGGTACCTGGTGCCGGACGGAGTCGTGCGTTACATCGACAAGCGCGAGCTGTACCGCGGCGAGTGA
- the rsfS gene encoding ribosome silencing factor, protein MTATDRSLELINAAAQAAADKLAHDVIAYDVSDVLSITDAFLLASAPNDRQVKSIVDEIEERLSKELGAKPVRREGDREARWVLLDYVDIVVHVQHSEERVFYALERLWKDCPELELPADAKATRGKAEEHTKLRAEEDAAEFGEPR, encoded by the coding sequence GTGACCGCCACTGACCGTTCTCTCGAGCTCATCAACGCCGCCGCGCAGGCGGCCGCCGACAAGCTCGCCCATGATGTGATCGCCTACGACGTCAGCGACGTCCTGTCGATCACCGACGCCTTCCTGCTGGCGTCCGCACCCAACGACCGCCAGGTCAAGTCCATCGTCGACGAGATCGAGGAGCGGCTCTCGAAGGAGCTCGGCGCCAAGCCGGTGCGCCGCGAGGGCGACCGCGAGGCCCGCTGGGTCCTGCTCGACTACGTGGACATCGTCGTGCATGTCCAGCACAGCGAGGAGCGGGTCTTCTACGCTCTGGAGCGGCTGTGGAAGGACTGCCCCGAGCTGGAGCTGCCGGCCGATGCCAAGGCGACCCGCGGCAAGGCGGAGGAGCACACCAAGCTCCGGGCCGAGGAGGACGCCGCCGAGTTCGGGGAGCCGCGGTGA
- a CDS encoding M48 family metallopeptidase has translation MSDDGHQNNGHENVPSRQRRRFPGISSRAYEHPADRSALVALRKLSGFDTVFKALSGLLPERSLRLLFLSDSVRVSDQQFAYLNDMLRDACYILDLEKVPPMYVNQDPQPNAMCIGLDEPIIVVTTGLVDLLDEEEMRAVVGHEVGHALSGHSVYRTILLFLTSLALRVAWIPLGNIAIMAIVTALREWFRKSELSADRAGLLVGQDLKASMRGLMKLAGGHHLHEMNVDAFLKQAEEYEAGGDLRDSVLKILNVLPRSHPFTTVRAAELKKWAESRDHQRIMDGHYPRRTEDKDTSVTDSFRESAASYATNVKSSKDPLMKLVSDIAGGAGDLGGRVRRGFGGFSNSAPREDEPPTDTSRDNEED, from the coding sequence ATGTCCGACGACGGCCATCAGAACAACGGGCACGAGAACGTGCCGAGCAGGCAGCGCAGGCGTTTCCCGGGAATCTCCTCCCGTGCGTACGAACACCCCGCCGACCGCTCCGCCCTGGTGGCGCTGCGCAAGCTGAGCGGTTTCGACACGGTGTTCAAGGCGCTCAGCGGTCTGCTCCCGGAGCGGAGTCTGAGGCTGCTGTTCCTGTCCGACTCGGTGCGCGTCTCCGACCAGCAGTTCGCGTACCTCAACGACATGCTGCGGGACGCGTGTTACATCCTGGACCTGGAGAAGGTCCCGCCGATGTACGTCAATCAGGACCCGCAGCCCAACGCGATGTGTATCGGCCTGGACGAGCCGATCATCGTCGTCACCACGGGTCTGGTCGACCTGCTGGACGAGGAGGAGATGCGGGCGGTCGTCGGCCACGAGGTGGGCCACGCCCTGTCCGGCCACTCGGTCTACCGGACCATACTGCTGTTCCTGACCAGCCTCGCCCTCAGGGTGGCGTGGATCCCGCTGGGCAACATCGCGATCATGGCGATCGTGACCGCGCTGCGCGAGTGGTTCCGCAAGTCGGAGCTGTCGGCGGACCGGGCGGGCCTGCTGGTCGGCCAGGATCTGAAGGCCTCGATGCGCGGCCTGATGAAGTTGGCCGGCGGTCACCATCTGCACGAGATGAACGTGGACGCGTTCCTGAAGCAGGCCGAGGAGTACGAGGCCGGCGGCGACCTGCGCGACTCCGTGCTGAAGATCCTGAACGTCCTGCCGCGCTCCCACCCCTTCACCACCGTGCGGGCGGCCGAGCTGAAGAAGTGGGCCGAGTCCCGCGACCACCAGCGGATCATGGACGGCCACTACCCGCGCCGCACCGAGGACAAGGACACCTCGGTCACGGACTCCTTCCGCGAGTCGGCGGCGAGCTACGCGACCAACGTCAAGAGCTCCAAGGACCCCCTGATGAAGCTGGTCAGCGACATCGCGGGCGGAGCGGGCGATCTGGGCGGCAGGGTACGCAGGGGCTTCGGCGGCTTCTCAAACTCGGCCCCACGGGAGGACGAGCCCCCGACGGACACGTCCCGCGACAACGAGGAGGACTGA
- a CDS encoding glutamate-5-semialdehyde dehydrogenase: protein MTSLSPYDSMTPVTQAAYRAKAAAADLAPLPRAEKDDALLAIADALEVRTSEIVEANAKDVAKAREAGTSEAIIDRLTLTPERVRAIASDVRDVVALPDPVGEVVRGSTLPNGIDLRQVRVPLGVVGIIYEARPNVTVDAAALCLKSGNAVLLRGSASAYESNAALVRVLRDAVGGAGLPADAIQLVPGESRESVRELMRARGLVDVLIPRGGASLIQTVVTESIVPVIETGTGNCHVYVDAHADLDMAIDILINSKAQRVSVCNAAETLLVHQDIAPEFLPRALDALAEAGVTVHADQRVLAYAKDTKATVVEATLDDWDTEYLSYDIAAAVVDSLDKAVEHIRLWTSGHTEAIVTTSQQAARRFTQLVDSTTVAVNASTRFTDGGQFGFGAEIGISTQKLHARGPMGLPELTSTKYIVTGDGHIRR from the coding sequence ATGACCTCGCTCTCGCCGTACGACTCCATGACCCCGGTCACCCAGGCCGCATACCGGGCCAAGGCCGCCGCCGCCGACCTCGCCCCGCTGCCCAGGGCCGAGAAGGACGACGCGCTGCTCGCCATCGCGGACGCCCTGGAGGTCCGTACGAGCGAGATCGTCGAGGCCAACGCCAAGGACGTCGCCAAGGCCCGGGAGGCCGGGACCAGCGAGGCGATCATCGACCGGTTGACGCTCACCCCGGAGCGGGTGCGCGCGATCGCCTCCGACGTCCGGGACGTCGTCGCCCTGCCCGACCCGGTGGGCGAGGTCGTGCGCGGCTCGACCCTCCCGAACGGCATCGACCTGCGCCAGGTCCGCGTCCCGCTCGGCGTGGTCGGGATCATCTACGAGGCCCGCCCGAACGTCACGGTCGACGCCGCCGCCCTCTGCCTGAAGTCCGGCAACGCCGTCCTGCTGCGCGGCTCGGCCTCCGCATACGAGTCGAACGCCGCCCTCGTACGGGTCCTGCGCGACGCCGTGGGCGGCGCCGGGCTGCCCGCCGACGCCATCCAGCTCGTGCCCGGCGAGAGCCGCGAGAGCGTGCGCGAGCTGATGCGCGCCCGCGGCCTGGTCGACGTGCTCATCCCGCGCGGCGGTGCCTCGCTGATCCAGACCGTCGTCACGGAGTCGATCGTCCCCGTCATCGAGACCGGCACCGGCAACTGCCACGTCTACGTCGACGCCCACGCAGACCTCGACATGGCGATCGACATCCTGATCAACTCCAAGGCCCAGCGGGTCAGCGTCTGCAATGCCGCCGAGACCCTCCTGGTCCACCAGGACATCGCCCCCGAGTTCCTGCCGCGCGCCCTGGACGCCCTCGCCGAGGCCGGGGTGACCGTCCACGCCGACCAGCGGGTACTGGCGTACGCGAAGGACACCAAGGCGACCGTCGTCGAGGCCACGCTCGACGACTGGGACACCGAGTACCTCTCCTACGACATCGCCGCCGCCGTCGTCGACTCGCTCGACAAAGCCGTCGAGCACATCCGGCTGTGGACCTCCGGCCACACCGAGGCCATCGTCACCACCTCCCAGCAGGCCGCCCGCCGCTTCACCCAGCTGGTGGACTCCACGACGGTCGCGGTGAACGCCTCCACCCGCTTCACCGACGGTGGCCAGTTCGGCTTCGGTGCGGAGATCGGCATCTCGACCCAGAAGCTGCACGCGCGCGGTCCGATGGGCCTGCCGGAGCTGACGAGCACGAAGTACATCGTGACCGGGGACGGTCACATCCGGCGCTGA